Proteins from one Oryza sativa Japonica Group chromosome 12, ASM3414082v1 genomic window:
- the LOC9272112 gene encoding uncharacterized protein: protein MASRRNVRGYAPLPTEDRDDSNLTDDVDLRFTYTPKSLRKIPWKSIALALFLLLLGCSLLFLSYFIFTGHMEGDNSQAYGLLFLGILAFLPGFYETRVAYYSSRGAPGYTFASIPDY from the exons ATGGCGTCTAGACGCAATGTTCGGGGGTATGCTCCCCTTCCTACAGAGGACAGGGATGACAGCAATCTTACTGATGATGTTGACCTTCGGTTCACTTACACCCCAAAATCCCTCAGGAAAATCCCGTGGAAGTCAATTGCCCTGGCActattcctcctcctcctaggaTGTTCGCTTCTCTTCCTGTCATATTTTATATTCACAGGTCACATGGAGGGGGATAACTCTCAGGCATATGGTCTCTTGTTCCTGGGCATCCTTGCCTTCCTTCCTG GTTTTTATGAGACTCGAGTTGCTTACTATTCCTCGAGAGGAGCACCAGGGTATACCTTTGCATCTATTCCAGATTATTAA
- the LOC107276678 gene encoding uncharacterized protein: MVSSHGIVNAFFLFAVALVAASQAQHAANADSFMSGACKIVAGSSSGVISVTFCMDALGSDSRSLSASYYSDLAIIAIDLLTSNTTSTKAKIDNILKDDGNGLKPGDATTVCFQSCQAAYASVLQGQLGIFYNVQAGRFPEAMSALEKAANMVEECEKGFGKSNVKSLLTTENHDSFELAKLGALLLNEEH; this comes from the coding sequence ATGGTCTCCTCCCATGGCATCGTCAATGCATTCTTCCtcttcgccgtcgccctcgtcgcGGCGTCTCAAGCTCAACACGCCGCCAACGCTGACTCTTTCATGTCCGGCGCATGCAAGATCGTCgctggcagcagcagcggcgtcaTCAGCGTCACGTTCTGCATGGACGCGCTCGGTTCCGACAGCCGGAGCCTCAGCGCCAGCTACTACAGTGACCTCGCCATCATCGCCATCGACCTCCTGACATCCAACACGACGAGCACCAAGGCCAAGATAGACAACATCCTTAAGGACGACGGCAACGGCTTGAAACCCGGCGACGCCACGACGGTGTGCTTCCAGTCGTGCCAGGCAGCATACGCCAGCGTGCTACAGGGTCAGCTTGGCATCTTCTACAACGTGCAGGCTGGCAGGTTTCCGGAGGCGATGTCGGCGTTGGAGAAGGCAGCCAACATGGTGGAGGAATGCGAGAAAGGGTTCGGGAAGAGTAATGTCAAGTCATTGCTCACCACAGAGAACCACGACAGCTTTGAGCTCGCCAAGCTTGGCGCTTTGTTACTCAATGAGGAACACTGA
- the LOC4351405 gene encoding aladin isoform X3, translating into MPSFPPPGAVTICEINRDLVAADAVSDDGAKDAYGDVLGMVFSPIPFQPDATVATHEPPAVTEAAEPAEVVPRTSLASTIAESFKQMLFPSCNPNLLQEIDTQKVSWNPHKHCLAFVSGKNQVTVHDFEEPDNKESYILTSDHQKDVKAVEWRPNSGKVIAVGCKGGICLWSASYPGNVASVKSGVTSSSFGAFPRGSGGQWILVDILRGSSAELVSALCWKPDGRYLVSASCNSPSFTIWDVSQGLGTPIRRGLSSISLVRWSPSGDYLLTAKLDGTFHLWETNTWTSEPWSSSNGYVSGANWDPEGRTALLSFSNSTTLGSIHFSSKPPSLDAHLLPVELPEISSLIVSRGIDKLAWDSSGERLALSFKDGNEMYHGLVAVYDVRRSPLVSVSLVGFIRGPGDGAKPLAFAFHSKFKQGPLLSVCWSSGWCCTYPLILRPH; encoded by the exons GGAATGGTCTTCAGCCCGATTCCTTTCCAGCCGGATGCGACTGTTGCCACCCACGAGCCTCCTGCTGTCACTGAAGCTGCTGAGCCTGCTGAAGTTGTCCCCAGAACAAGTTTAGCTTCCACCATAGCTGAGTCCTTCAAACAAATGCTCTTCCCTTCGTGCAAT CCAAATCTGCTACAAGAAATTGATACCCAGAAAGTAAGTTGGAATCCTCACAAGCATTGCTTGGCATTTGTATCTGGGAAGAACCAAGTTACAGTTCATGACTTTGAGGAGCCAG ATAATAAAGAATCCTACATTCTAACAAGTGACCATCAAAAGGATGTTAAAGCTGTTGAATGGAGGCCAAATAGTGGAAAGGTGATTGCAGTTGGGTGCAA gGGAGGGATATGCCTCTGGTCAGCATCATATCCTGGCAATGTTGCATCTGTGAAATCTGGTGTCACCTCTTCTTCTTTTGGTGCCTTTCCTAGAGGTTCCGGTGGTCAATGGATACTCGTGGACATTCTCCGTGGTTCTTCTGCTGAGCTAGTTAGCGCACTTTGTTGGAAACCTGATGGAAGATA CTTGGTATCTGCCTCTTGTAATAGCCCATCATTCACAATTTGGGATGTTTCTCAAG ggTTGGGAACGCCTATAAGACGTGGATTAAGTAGTATATCATTAGTGCGGTGGTCACCTAGTGGAGATTACCTTTTAACTGCTAAGCT TGATGGAACTTTTCACTTATGGGAAACAAATACATGGACGTCAGAACCATGGTCTTCATCTAATGGATATGTGTCT GGAGCAAATTGGGACCCAGAAGGCCGTACTGCATTATTATCCTTTTCTAACTCAACAACACTGGGCTCAATTCACTTCTCATCAAAGCCACCATCTTTAG ATGCCCATCTCCTACCAGTCGAACTACCTGAAATTTCCTCTCTGATTGTCAG CCGAGGCATAGATAAATTAGCATGGGATTCTTCAGGAGAGCGCTTGGCATTATCATTCAAAGATGGTAATGAAATGTATCATGGCCTTGTTGCTGTCTATGATGTGAGGAGATCTCCACTTGTCTCAGTTTCACTAGT TGGATTCATAAGAGGACCTGGAGATGGAGCAAAGCCACTTGCATTTGCCTTCCATAGCAAATTTAAGCAAGGACCATTGCTTTCTGTG TGCTGGAGCAGTGGCTGGTGTTGTACATATCCCCTCATACTTCGTCCTCATTGA
- the LOC4351405 gene encoding aladin isoform X2, which translates to MPSFPPPGGVTVCEINRDLVVADALSDDRAKDAYGDVLGMVFSPIPFQPDATVATHEPPAVTEAAEPAEVVPRTSLASTIAESFKQMLFPSCNPNLLQEIDTQKVSWNPHKHCLAFVSGKNQVTVHDFEEPDNKESYILTSDHQKDVKAVEWRPNSGKVIAVGCKGGICLWSASYPGNVASVKSGVTSSSFGAFPRGSGGQWILVDILRGSSAELVSALCWKPDGRYLVSASCNSPSFTIWDVSQGLGTPIRRGLSSISLVRWSPSGDYLLTAKLDGTFHLWETNTWTSEPWSSSNGYVSGANWDPEGRTALLSFSNSTTLGSIHFSSKPPSLDAHLLPVELPEISSLIVSRGIDKLAWDSSGERLALSFKDGNEMYHGLVAVYDVRRSPLVSVSLVGFIRGPGDGAKPLAFAFHSKFKQGPLLSVCWSSGWCCTYPLILRPH; encoded by the exons ATGCCGAGCTTCCCTCCGCCCGGCGGCGTCACCGTCTGCGAGATCAACCGTGACCTCG TTGTGGCGGATGCGCTGTCCGATGATCGAGCCAAGGATGCCTACGGGGATGTCCTC GGAATGGTCTTCAGCCCGATTCCTTTCCAGCCGGATGCGACTGTTGCCACCCACGAGCCTCCTGCTGTCACTGAAGCTGCTGAGCCTGCTGAAGTTGTCCCCAGAACAAGTTTAGCTTCCACCATAGCTGAGTCCTTCAAACAAATGCTCTTCCCTTCGTGCAAT CCAAATCTGCTACAAGAAATTGATACCCAGAAAGTAAGTTGGAATCCTCACAAGCATTGCTTGGCATTTGTATCTGGGAAGAACCAAGTTACAGTTCATGACTTTGAGGAGCCAG ATAATAAAGAATCCTACATTCTAACAAGTGACCATCAAAAGGATGTTAAAGCTGTTGAATGGAGGCCAAATAGTGGAAAGGTGATTGCAGTTGGGTGCAA gGGAGGGATATGCCTCTGGTCAGCATCATATCCTGGCAATGTTGCATCTGTGAAATCTGGTGTCACCTCTTCTTCTTTTGGTGCCTTTCCTAGAGGTTCCGGTGGTCAATGGATACTCGTGGACATTCTCCGTGGTTCTTCTGCTGAGCTAGTTAGCGCACTTTGTTGGAAACCTGATGGAAG ATACTTGGTATCTGCCTCTTGTAATAGCCCATCATTCACAATTTGGGATGTTTCTCAAG ggTTGGGAACGCCTATAAGACGTGGATTAAGTAGTATATCATTAGTGCGGTGGTCACCTAGTGGAGATTACCTTTTAACTGCTAAGCT TGATGGAACTTTTCACTTATGGGAAACAAATACATGGACGTCAGAACCATGGTCTTCATCTAATGGATATGTGTCT GGAGCAAATTGGGACCCAGAAGGCCGTACTGCATTATTATCCTTTTCTAACTCAACAACACTGGGCTCAATTCACTTCTCATCAAAGCCACCATCTTTAG ATGCCCATCTCCTACCAGTCGAACTACCTGAAATTTCCTCTCTGATTGTCAG CCGAGGCATAGATAAATTAGCATGGGATTCTTCAGGAGAGCGCTTGGCATTATCATTCAAAGATGGTAATGAAATGTATCATGGCCTTGTTGCTGTCTATGATGTGAGGAGATCTCCACTTGTCTCAGTTTCACTAGT TGGATTCATAAGAGGACCTGGAGATGGAGCAAAGCCACTTGCATTTGCCTTCCATAGCAAATTTAAGCAAGGACCATTGCTTTCTGTG TGCTGGAGCAGTGGCTGGTGTTGTACATATCCCCTCATACTTCGTCCTCATTGA
- the LOC4351405 gene encoding aladin isoform X1, giving the protein MPSFPPPGGVTVCEINRDLVVADALSDDRAKDAYGDVLGMVFSPIPFQPDATVATHEPPAVTEAAEPAEVVPRTSLASTIAESFKQMLFPSCNPNLLQEIDTQKVSWNPHKHCLAFVSGKNQVTVHDFEEPDNKESYILTSDHQKDVKAVEWRPNSGKVIAVGCKGGICLWSASYPGNVASVKSGVTSSSFGAFPRGSGGQWILVDILRGSSAELVSALCWKPDGRYLVSASCNSPSFTIWDVSQGLGTPIRRGLSSISLVRWSPSGDYLLTAKLDGTFHLWETNTWTSEPWSSSNGYVSGANWDPEGRTALLSFSNSTTLGSIHFSSKPPSLDAHLLPVELPEISSLIVSRGIDKLAWDSSGERLALSFKDGNEMYHGLVAVYDVRRSPLVSVSLVGFIRGPGDGAKPLAFAFHSKFKQGPLLSVCWSSGWCCTYPLILRPH; this is encoded by the exons ATGCCGAGCTTCCCTCCGCCCGGCGGCGTCACCGTCTGCGAGATCAACCGTGACCTCG TTGTGGCGGATGCGCTGTCCGATGATCGAGCCAAGGATGCCTACGGGGATGTCCTC GGAATGGTCTTCAGCCCGATTCCTTTCCAGCCGGATGCGACTGTTGCCACCCACGAGCCTCCTGCTGTCACTGAAGCTGCTGAGCCTGCTGAAGTTGTCCCCAGAACAAGTTTAGCTTCCACCATAGCTGAGTCCTTCAAACAAATGCTCTTCCCTTCGTGCAAT CCAAATCTGCTACAAGAAATTGATACCCAGAAAGTAAGTTGGAATCCTCACAAGCATTGCTTGGCATTTGTATCTGGGAAGAACCAAGTTACAGTTCATGACTTTGAGGAGCCAG ATAATAAAGAATCCTACATTCTAACAAGTGACCATCAAAAGGATGTTAAAGCTGTTGAATGGAGGCCAAATAGTGGAAAGGTGATTGCAGTTGGGTGCAA gGGAGGGATATGCCTCTGGTCAGCATCATATCCTGGCAATGTTGCATCTGTGAAATCTGGTGTCACCTCTTCTTCTTTTGGTGCCTTTCCTAGAGGTTCCGGTGGTCAATGGATACTCGTGGACATTCTCCGTGGTTCTTCTGCTGAGCTAGTTAGCGCACTTTGTTGGAAACCTGATGGAAGATA CTTGGTATCTGCCTCTTGTAATAGCCCATCATTCACAATTTGGGATGTTTCTCAAG ggTTGGGAACGCCTATAAGACGTGGATTAAGTAGTATATCATTAGTGCGGTGGTCACCTAGTGGAGATTACCTTTTAACTGCTAAGCT TGATGGAACTTTTCACTTATGGGAAACAAATACATGGACGTCAGAACCATGGTCTTCATCTAATGGATATGTGTCT GGAGCAAATTGGGACCCAGAAGGCCGTACTGCATTATTATCCTTTTCTAACTCAACAACACTGGGCTCAATTCACTTCTCATCAAAGCCACCATCTTTAG ATGCCCATCTCCTACCAGTCGAACTACCTGAAATTTCCTCTCTGATTGTCAG CCGAGGCATAGATAAATTAGCATGGGATTCTTCAGGAGAGCGCTTGGCATTATCATTCAAAGATGGTAATGAAATGTATCATGGCCTTGTTGCTGTCTATGATGTGAGGAGATCTCCACTTGTCTCAGTTTCACTAGT TGGATTCATAAGAGGACCTGGAGATGGAGCAAAGCCACTTGCATTTGCCTTCCATAGCAAATTTAAGCAAGGACCATTGCTTTCTGTG TGCTGGAGCAGTGGCTGGTGTTGTACATATCCCCTCATACTTCGTCCTCATTGA